In Centroberyx gerrardi isolate f3 chromosome 20, fCenGer3.hap1.cur.20231027, whole genome shotgun sequence, a genomic segment contains:
- the LOC139923898 gene encoding myosin light chain kinase, smooth muscle-like isoform X1, which translates to MDKGGRTPKTYVSTFRLDLKPAGPLCVEKHKENGLDTSKRMVMGHSKLGVSSSTDARHTPVQTGVAPHFKEPLADCAASVGSDATFQGVITGSQPLSISWLHNGEKVHSRQTSFKSGVACLAVLECSPGDAGLYTCVAENTVGKRSSSGALHIKGTKEIPRTSEHEPPRELTCKDNEPENTQLYSASKGESQHREEEEDARPQRKASASKGSPVEFVDSPEQVEVRVGEQARLHCVFSSSCVPVACCWIYNREKVVVGGPRTCVSSSETQSSMEISQACPDDTGSYTVIVRNRSGSAQHTVSLSVIDRPHPPASHPVVSQLSTLSLVLSWTGPSYDGGTAILGYVVEVRQEGADKPGSWTEVTSRCKNTSYKVRSGLEPLGEYRFRVRAYNSAGVSEPSEESDRVKMTTANKKKEEPQSYTTVTIDTTHKVKDYYNVHEKLGVGKFSQVFRLSHKETGQECAGKFYRARSSKEKSMARREIELMNCLHHPKLVQCLAAYDTRSELVMVMEYIAGGELFERIVDENFEHTEPTSARYMQQILEGMQYVHKQNIVHLDLKPENIVCVDTTGTRIKIIDFGLASKLESGKSLMVMHGTPEFVAPEVISYEPVGLETDMWSIGVICFILLSGESPFQGNSDAETLTLVTAASYEFDQDSFEDISEQAKEFISSLLKKDRRCRLSCDEALAHPWMVSFTPLNRRPTKSLKKEKMRHFLAKRKWKKTGKAVLALQRMANLSNRPDSPGSSSEEPGWSQEAEKAIQSLDQQLQSEPRFQQALKDTALPKGATAQLTCLVHGYPEPEVQWLQNKERVEESSRVTMEQHDGLCSLVLADLRPSDCGVYMCRASNKLGEAQCSAKLTVEM; encoded by the exons ATGGACAAGGGCGGTAGGACCCCAAAGACCTATGTGTCCACTTTCCGGCTGGACCTCAAGCCTGCTGGGCCTTTGTGTGTGGAGAAGCACAAAGAGAACGGACTGGACACCAGTAAAAGGATGGTTATGGGACACAGCAAACTGGGAGTCTCATCTTCAACAG ATGCCAGACACACACCAGTCCAGACCGGGGTCGCACCTCACTTCAAAGAGCCACTGGCGGACTGTGCAGCCTCAGTGGGAAGTGATGCTACGTTTCAAGGTGTTATCACGGGAAGTCAGCCTCTAAGCATTTCCTGGCTACACAATG GTGAGAAGGTGCATTCAAGACAGACTTCCTTCAAAAGCGGTGTTGCCTGTCTGGCTGTGCTTGAATGTTCACCAGGAGATGCTGGGCTCTACACCTGTGTAGCGGAGAATACTGTTGGGAAACGGTCGAGCAGCGGCGCGTTACATATTAAAG GAACAAAGGAAATCCCCAGGACAAGTGAGCATGAGCCGCCAAGGGAGCTGACATGCAAGGACAATGAACCTGAAAACACTCAGCTGTACTCCGCCTCTAAAGGGGAAAGCcaacacagagaagaagaggaag ATGCCAGACCTCAAAGAAAAGCCTCTGCTAGCAAAG GATCCCCTGTGGAGTTTGTGGACTCCCCAGAACAGGTGGAGGTTCGGGTGGGAGAGCAGGCCAGGCTGCACTGTGTGTTCAGCAGCAGCTGCGTCCCTGTGGCCTGCTGCTGGATCTACAACAGAGAGAAG gtggtggtgggagggccGCGGACCTGTGTCAGCAGCAGTGAGACGCAGAGCAGCATGGAGATCTCTCAGGCTTGTCCAGACGACACAGGCTCCTACACTGTTATAGTACGAAACCGAAGTGGCTCTGCCCAGCATACAGTCTCCCTCAGCGTCATAG ACCGTCCCCACCCCCCAGCGTCCCATCCTGTTGTGTCCCAGCTGTCCACTCTGTCCCTGGTCCTGTCCTGGACGGGCCCCAGCTACGACGGAGGCACTGCCATCTTGGGCTATGTGGTGGAGGTCAGACAAGAGGGCGCCGACAAGCCTGGGAGCTGGACGGAGGTGACGAGCCGCTGTAAGAACACGTCCTATAAGGTCCGCTCGGGCCTGGAGCCCCTGGGGGAGTACCGCTTCCGTGTCCGGGCCTACAACTCCGCAGGGGTCAGCGAACCGAGCGAGGAGTCCGACCGCGTCAAGATGACCACTGCAA acaaaaagaaagaagagcccCAGTCGTACACAACGGTGACCATTGACACCACACATAAAGTCAAGGACTACTACAACGTGCATGAGAAGTTGGGAGT TGGGAAGTTTAGCCAGGTGTTCCGGCTGTCCCACAAGGAGACGGGTCAGGAGTGTGCAGGAAAGTTCTACCGCGCCCGGAGCTCCAAGGAGAAGTCAATGGCCCGCAGGGAGATTGAACTGATGAACTGTCTTCACCACCCGAAACTGGTCCAGTGTCTGGCCGCCTACGACACACGCTCTGAGTTGGTCATGGTCATGGAGTA CATCGCCGGTGGGGAGCTCTTTGAACGCATCGTGGATGAGAACTTTGAGCACACAGAGCCCACCAGCGCCCGCTACATGCAGCAGATCCTGGAGGGTATGCAGTACGTTCACAAGCAGAACATCGTCCACCTGGACCTCAAGCCAGAGAACATCGTCTGTGTGGACACCACCGGGACACGGATCAAGATCATTGACTTTGGCTTGGCTAGTAAACTGG AGTCTGGTAAAAGTCTGATGGTGATGCATGGGACGCCGGAGTTTGTGGCTCCTGAGGTGATCAGCTATGAGCCTGTGGGTCTGGAGACGGACATGTGGAGCATTGGAGTCATCTGTTTCATCTT GCTCAGCGGGGAGTCTCCCTTCCAGGGGAACAGTGATGCTGAGACCCTGACTCTAGTGACTGCTGCCAGCTACGAGTTTGACCAAGACAGTTTTGAAGATATCTCCGAACAAGCTAAGGAGTTCATCAGCTCTCTGCTGAAGAAAGACCGGAG ATGCAGGCTGTCATGTGACGAGGCTCTGGCCCACCCCTGGATGGTCTCCTTCACCCCTCTGAACCGCAGGCCCACCAAGTCCCTCAAGAAGGAGAAGATGAGACACTTCCTGGCCAAGCGCAAGTGGAAG AAAACTGGTAAGGCTGTTCTGGCCCTTCAGCGGATGGCTAACCTCTCCAACAGACCAGACTCTCCTGGCAGTTCCTCAGAGG AGCCAGGCTGGAGCCAAGAGGCAGAGAAGGCGATCCAGTCCCTGGACCAGCAGCTTCAGAGTGAGCCTCGCTTCCAGCAGGCCCTGAAGGACACTGCCCTACCTAAAGGAGCTACTGCCCAGCTAACATGCCTTGTCCACG GCTACCCAGAGCCGGAGGTGCAGTGGCTTCAGAATAAGGAGCGGGTGGAGGAGTCGTCCAGAGTAACCATGGAGCAACATGATGGactctgttctctggttctggCTGACCTGAGGCCTTCTGACTGTGGGGTTTACATGTGCAGGGCCAGCAACAAGCTGGGGGAAGCACAGTGTTCTGCCAAACTGACAGTGGAGATGTAA
- the LOC139923898 gene encoding myosin light chain kinase, smooth muscle-like isoform X2, giving the protein MDKGGRTPKTYVSTFRLDLKPAGPLCVEKHKENGLDTSKRMVMGHSKLGVSSSTDARHTPVQTGVAPHFKEPLADCAASVGSDATFQGVITGSQPLSISWLHNGDAGLYTCVAENTVGKRSSSGALHIKGTKEIPRTSEHEPPRELTCKDNEPENTQLYSASKGESQHREEEEDARPQRKASASKGSPVEFVDSPEQVEVRVGEQARLHCVFSSSCVPVACCWIYNREKVVVGGPRTCVSSSETQSSMEISQACPDDTGSYTVIVRNRSGSAQHTVSLSVIDRPHPPASHPVVSQLSTLSLVLSWTGPSYDGGTAILGYVVEVRQEGADKPGSWTEVTSRCKNTSYKVRSGLEPLGEYRFRVRAYNSAGVSEPSEESDRVKMTTANKKKEEPQSYTTVTIDTTHKVKDYYNVHEKLGVGKFSQVFRLSHKETGQECAGKFYRARSSKEKSMARREIELMNCLHHPKLVQCLAAYDTRSELVMVMEYIAGGELFERIVDENFEHTEPTSARYMQQILEGMQYVHKQNIVHLDLKPENIVCVDTTGTRIKIIDFGLASKLESGKSLMVMHGTPEFVAPEVISYEPVGLETDMWSIGVICFILLSGESPFQGNSDAETLTLVTAASYEFDQDSFEDISEQAKEFISSLLKKDRRCRLSCDEALAHPWMVSFTPLNRRPTKSLKKEKMRHFLAKRKWKKTGKAVLALQRMANLSNRPDSPGSSSEEPGWSQEAEKAIQSLDQQLQSEPRFQQALKDTALPKGATAQLTCLVHGYPEPEVQWLQNKERVEESSRVTMEQHDGLCSLVLADLRPSDCGVYMCRASNKLGEAQCSAKLTVEM; this is encoded by the exons ATGGACAAGGGCGGTAGGACCCCAAAGACCTATGTGTCCACTTTCCGGCTGGACCTCAAGCCTGCTGGGCCTTTGTGTGTGGAGAAGCACAAAGAGAACGGACTGGACACCAGTAAAAGGATGGTTATGGGACACAGCAAACTGGGAGTCTCATCTTCAACAG ATGCCAGACACACACCAGTCCAGACCGGGGTCGCACCTCACTTCAAAGAGCCACTGGCGGACTGTGCAGCCTCAGTGGGAAGTGATGCTACGTTTCAAGGTGTTATCACGGGAAGTCAGCCTCTAAGCATTTCCTGGCTACACAATG GAGATGCTGGGCTCTACACCTGTGTAGCGGAGAATACTGTTGGGAAACGGTCGAGCAGCGGCGCGTTACATATTAAAG GAACAAAGGAAATCCCCAGGACAAGTGAGCATGAGCCGCCAAGGGAGCTGACATGCAAGGACAATGAACCTGAAAACACTCAGCTGTACTCCGCCTCTAAAGGGGAAAGCcaacacagagaagaagaggaag ATGCCAGACCTCAAAGAAAAGCCTCTGCTAGCAAAG GATCCCCTGTGGAGTTTGTGGACTCCCCAGAACAGGTGGAGGTTCGGGTGGGAGAGCAGGCCAGGCTGCACTGTGTGTTCAGCAGCAGCTGCGTCCCTGTGGCCTGCTGCTGGATCTACAACAGAGAGAAG gtggtggtgggagggccGCGGACCTGTGTCAGCAGCAGTGAGACGCAGAGCAGCATGGAGATCTCTCAGGCTTGTCCAGACGACACAGGCTCCTACACTGTTATAGTACGAAACCGAAGTGGCTCTGCCCAGCATACAGTCTCCCTCAGCGTCATAG ACCGTCCCCACCCCCCAGCGTCCCATCCTGTTGTGTCCCAGCTGTCCACTCTGTCCCTGGTCCTGTCCTGGACGGGCCCCAGCTACGACGGAGGCACTGCCATCTTGGGCTATGTGGTGGAGGTCAGACAAGAGGGCGCCGACAAGCCTGGGAGCTGGACGGAGGTGACGAGCCGCTGTAAGAACACGTCCTATAAGGTCCGCTCGGGCCTGGAGCCCCTGGGGGAGTACCGCTTCCGTGTCCGGGCCTACAACTCCGCAGGGGTCAGCGAACCGAGCGAGGAGTCCGACCGCGTCAAGATGACCACTGCAA acaaaaagaaagaagagcccCAGTCGTACACAACGGTGACCATTGACACCACACATAAAGTCAAGGACTACTACAACGTGCATGAGAAGTTGGGAGT TGGGAAGTTTAGCCAGGTGTTCCGGCTGTCCCACAAGGAGACGGGTCAGGAGTGTGCAGGAAAGTTCTACCGCGCCCGGAGCTCCAAGGAGAAGTCAATGGCCCGCAGGGAGATTGAACTGATGAACTGTCTTCACCACCCGAAACTGGTCCAGTGTCTGGCCGCCTACGACACACGCTCTGAGTTGGTCATGGTCATGGAGTA CATCGCCGGTGGGGAGCTCTTTGAACGCATCGTGGATGAGAACTTTGAGCACACAGAGCCCACCAGCGCCCGCTACATGCAGCAGATCCTGGAGGGTATGCAGTACGTTCACAAGCAGAACATCGTCCACCTGGACCTCAAGCCAGAGAACATCGTCTGTGTGGACACCACCGGGACACGGATCAAGATCATTGACTTTGGCTTGGCTAGTAAACTGG AGTCTGGTAAAAGTCTGATGGTGATGCATGGGACGCCGGAGTTTGTGGCTCCTGAGGTGATCAGCTATGAGCCTGTGGGTCTGGAGACGGACATGTGGAGCATTGGAGTCATCTGTTTCATCTT GCTCAGCGGGGAGTCTCCCTTCCAGGGGAACAGTGATGCTGAGACCCTGACTCTAGTGACTGCTGCCAGCTACGAGTTTGACCAAGACAGTTTTGAAGATATCTCCGAACAAGCTAAGGAGTTCATCAGCTCTCTGCTGAAGAAAGACCGGAG ATGCAGGCTGTCATGTGACGAGGCTCTGGCCCACCCCTGGATGGTCTCCTTCACCCCTCTGAACCGCAGGCCCACCAAGTCCCTCAAGAAGGAGAAGATGAGACACTTCCTGGCCAAGCGCAAGTGGAAG AAAACTGGTAAGGCTGTTCTGGCCCTTCAGCGGATGGCTAACCTCTCCAACAGACCAGACTCTCCTGGCAGTTCCTCAGAGG AGCCAGGCTGGAGCCAAGAGGCAGAGAAGGCGATCCAGTCCCTGGACCAGCAGCTTCAGAGTGAGCCTCGCTTCCAGCAGGCCCTGAAGGACACTGCCCTACCTAAAGGAGCTACTGCCCAGCTAACATGCCTTGTCCACG GCTACCCAGAGCCGGAGGTGCAGTGGCTTCAGAATAAGGAGCGGGTGGAGGAGTCGTCCAGAGTAACCATGGAGCAACATGATGGactctgttctctggttctggCTGACCTGAGGCCTTCTGACTGTGGGGTTTACATGTGCAGGGCCAGCAACAAGCTGGGGGAAGCACAGTGTTCTGCCAAACTGACAGTGGAGATGTAA
- the coasy gene encoding bifunctional coenzyme A synthase, translated as MSMFSTGILVLTSPLHTLPPRIAPVLLSAAQVVERTLYVHLHPGLNLESGSQPRPVFIPPVVDLSNLITRLYSNAADVCGHLDVRVLLTNVRAQTAASSQGTTPSCPFPTPQPLSHSPEVVLTDFPVQDPGQSPLVTQCLQRYAGHCYVCSPRLASVLLHPQLVKLQNGEGVGQETVEELKNGKEKAEPLETYSDVVVGGTFDRLHGAHKTLLNISCLLANRRFLIGVCDQEMLKKKVLKELIEPYSQRVQRLQEFLQDVKPSLRVEIVPLDDPFGASVVDSQLQCIVVSEETKKGGEAVNKRRIENGLPGLVLHEIQLLKDAHHAETEEEKISSSSLRSRLLGTLLTTPTDTSHLPPLPYVIGLTGGSGSGKSSIARRLEALGAVRIDSDKLGHETYQPGTAAYHRVLEEFGSDILNEDKTINRCALGKKVFGNKERLKALTDIVWPEIALLVNKRILQAREEGKQVCVVDAAVLLEAGWTDMVHEVWVTVIPEEEAVLRITERDGVTAEDALRRLHSQWSNAKQLEHANVVLSTLWEPDITQKQVLKAWNLLQKRIQQRQEANLPS; from the exons ATGTCCATGTTCAGCACAGGCATCCTTGTGCTGACTTCTCCTCTCCACACCCTCCCCCCGCGGATTGCTCCAGTGCTCCTCTCAGCTGCCCAGGTGGTCGAGCGCACCCTGTACGTCCACCTCCACCCCGGGCTGAACCTGGAAAGCGGGAGCCAGCCTCGGCCCGTTTTCATTCCACCAGTGGTGGACCTGTCCAACCTCATCACCCGCCTCTACAGCAACGCAGCTGATGTGTGTGGGCACCTGGATGTTCGCGTGTTGCTGACCAATGTTCGTGCCCAGACGGCTGCCTCCAGCCAGGGAACGACTCCAAGCTGCCCCTTCCCCACCCCACaacccctctctcactctccagaGGTGGTGCTAACAGATTTCCCTGTGCAGGACCCAGGCCAGTCCCCTCTGGTTACTCAGTGTCTGCAGAGGTACGCCGGCCACTGCTACGTGTGTAGCCCCCGCCTGGCCTCCGTGCTGCTCCACCCGCAGCTGGTGAAGCTGCAGAACGGGGAGGGGGTTGGGCAGGAGACAGTGGAAGAGCTGAAGAATGGCAAAGAAAAGGCAGAGCCCTTGGAGACTTACAGTgatgtggtggtgggggggacgTTTGACCGGCTCCATGGGGCCCACAAGACGCTGCTCAACATTTCATGCCTACTAGCCAACAGAAGGTTCCTTATTGGCGTGTGTGACCAAGAAATGCTGAAAA AAAAGGTCCTGAAGGAGCTGATCGAGCCCTACTCCCAGCGGGTGCAGAGACTACAGGAGTTCCTGCAGGACGTCAAGCCCTCGCTGCGTGTGGAGATCGTTCCCCTTGACGACCCCTTCGGAGCCTCTGTGGTTGACTCCCAGCTGCAATGCATTGTGGTCAGCGAGGAGACCAAGAAGGGAGGCGAGGCTGTCAACAAGAGGCGTATTGAGAAT GGTCTTCCAGGTCTGGTCCTCCATGAGATCCAGTTGCTGAAGGATGCCCACCATGCCGAGACCGAGGAGGAGAAGAtcagctcctccagcctccGCTCTCGTCTGCTGGGCACCCTCCTCACCACCCCTACA GACACGTCccatctccctccccttccATATGTGATTGGCCTGACGGGGGGCAGCGGCAGTGGAAAGAGCTCCATCGCCCGGCGGCTGGAGGCCCTGGGTGCGGTCCGCATCGACAGTGACAAGCTGGGCCACGAGACGTACCAGCCGGGTACAGCAGCCTACCACCGGGTGCTGGAGGAGTTTGGGTCAG ATATTCTGAATGAAGATAAAACCATCAACAGGTGTGCATTAGGAAAGAAAGTTTTTGGAAACAAG GAACGGTTAAAAGCCCTAACAGACATTGTGTGGCCTGAGATCGCTCTTCTGGTCAACAAGAGAATTCTGCAAGCCAGAGAGGAAg GTAAACAGGTATGTGTGGTGGACGCAGCGGTTCTCCTGGAGGCAGGCTGGACAGACATGGTCCACGAGGTCTGGGTCACAGTCATCCCTGAGGAAGAG gCAGTGTTGAGGATAACTGAGCGGGACGGTGTGACCGCAGAAGACGCCCTGCGGAGGCTGCACAGCCAGTGGTCCAACGCTAAGCAGTTAGAGCACGCCAACGTAGTGCTCAGCACACTGTGGGAGCCAGACATCACTCAGAAACAG GTACTAAAGGCTTGGAATCTTCTCCAGAAGAGAATTCAACAAAGACAAGAAGCCAACCTGCCATCCTGA